The genomic window CGCCGCAGCCACCCCGACTCTTCGGGCGGCGCCCACGGTCAGGCTCCCCTCCGGGTCAGGGTCATGATGGTGACGTCGTCGAAGAGGGGCCCCGGCTGGAACGCGAGCACGGCCGCCCGCACCGAAGCGCAGAGCGCTTCCGCGCTCTCTCCGGCGTGGGCCGCGAGCAGACGTTCCAGTCTCTGCGCGCCGAAGAACTCCCCCGAGCCGTTCCTGGCCTCGGTCACCCCGTCGGTGTAGAAAACCAGGGACTCTCCGGCCGCCAGGTCCAGGTTCCCGTTTGCATAGGCGTAATCGGCCGTAACCCCCAGGGCCATATTCCCCAGCAGACCTCCGGACTCGACCGCGCCGTTCCCCCGCACCAGGAAGAGGCGGTCGTGGCCGGCATTGGCGAAGACCAGGCCGCCGGCGTCGACGTCGTAGAAAGCCAGGATCATGGTCACGAACATGGACCGCTCGTTGTCGCGGCAGAGGGCGTTGTTGACCTCCGCCAGGACCGACGCCGGATCGGGGGAACGCGGGCAGAAGTCGCGGACCAGGGTCCGGGTCACCGCCATGAAGATGGAGGCGGGCACCCCCTTCCCGGAGACGTCGGCGATGACCAGGGCGAGGCGGCGGGAGTCCAGCGGGAAAAAGTCGTAAAAATCGCCCGCCACCTCCCGGGCGGGGAGGTTGACCGCATGCAGGTCGAAGGCGGGAGCCCCCGGAAAGACGGGAACCGCCCGGGGAAGCAGCGATTCCTGAAGCCCCCGGGCGATCTTGATCTCGCTCTCCACCGCTTCCCGGGCCGCGATCTCGCGGGCCAGGTTCCGCATGTAACTTTTGAGCCGGGAGCCGAGCTGGTTGAAGGCGGCGGTCAGATCCCGGACCTCCGACGTCCCCCCCGGGGGGAGCGCCACGGTGAAATCGCCGCCGCCCAGGCGGCCGACCGCCCGGCTCAGACGCACGATCGGACGCGAGATGACGAACGCCAGCCACCAGCCGGCCGCTCCGCCCAGAACGACGAAGAGCCCTCCGAGCAGCAGACTCCCTTTCTTGATCCCGTCTTC from bacterium includes these protein-coding regions:
- a CDS encoding SpoIIE family protein phosphatase is translated as MKGRVNRRGEAPRRRTSLRLRLVLAFAFLVAAVAAGVLLTVESGIDRLLVRVRGSSERTVESVSRENRVLAESLLVRYAREIVQGRARQAGAELAYLLRGRDCADYAALRRDPELRRIATQEIEAIYPGRHRAGYIDVGDDRGVSIWHPNPDIEGRNFAEWKDRYPQMWDLVSRSFTEPETAGEYLFVDGDNREREKYMVSRRVPGTPFIVYAVVNIGEFFAPVIEAIDRKGEEVAADSNLRIAALLDEFEDGIKKGSLLLGGLFVVLGGAAGWWLAFVISRPIVRLSRAVGRLGGGDFTVALPPGGTSEVRDLTAAFNQLGSRLKSYMRNLAREIAAREAVESEIKIARGLQESLLPRAVPVFPGAPAFDLHAVNLPAREVAGDFYDFFPLDSRRLALVIADVSGKGVPASIFMAVTRTLVRDFCPRSPDPASVLAEVNNALCRDNERSMFVTMILAFYDVDAGGLVFANAGHDRLFLVRGNGAVESGGLLGNMALGVTADYAYANGNLDLAAGESLVFYTDGVTEARNGSGEFFGAQRLERLLAAHAGESAEALCASVRAAVLAFQPGPLFDDVTIMTLTRRGA